From Gloeocapsopsis sp. IPPAS B-1203, one genomic window encodes:
- a CDS encoding DUF3153 domain-containing protein — translation MSAVLTMHKTRFLRTLLRFLARWRLLWIVLLSSLLLSGCVQYQAGVNFDSPNHGEIIQHIKLGDRLMTFSGDSATEWLDSIERRARKLDGKVKRISSEELTVTIPFNNGAELESKFNEFFHPTAKTNTAITQPSEIPVVNSQLKLNQNNFIFLLKNRLIYELDLRSLSLVSTNGNVLVNPNEILDLEFRLNTPWGAKSVETDENAVSPEIAQKQLVWTFKPGALNHLEAIFWLPNPLGIGTFIIILFITAGIYLRYNFMPDPTTQIAPSLTPESKAT, via the coding sequence ATGTCCGCAGTTTTGACAATGCATAAAACTCGCTTTTTGCGTACTTTATTACGATTTCTAGCACGATGGCGGCTATTGTGGATCGTTCTTTTATCATCGCTGCTTCTTTCAGGCTGCGTGCAGTATCAAGCCGGAGTTAATTTTGATAGCCCCAATCATGGCGAAATTATCCAGCATATTAAGTTAGGCGATCGCTTAATGACTTTCAGTGGTGATTCTGCTACTGAGTGGTTAGATAGCATCGAACGCCGTGCCCGTAAACTTGATGGCAAAGTCAAACGCATTTCTAGTGAAGAACTCACCGTCACAATTCCTTTTAATAACGGTGCAGAACTTGAATCTAAGTTCAATGAATTCTTTCATCCAACTGCTAAAACAAATACAGCTATTACCCAACCATCTGAAATCCCAGTTGTCAATTCCCAGCTCAAGCTCAACCAAAACAACTTTATCTTTTTACTGAAAAATCGACTTATTTACGAACTAGATCTGCGATCGCTTTCTTTGGTTTCAACTAACGGTAACGTCCTTGTCAATCCTAATGAAATCCTTGACTTGGAGTTTCGCTTAAATACTCCTTGGGGCGCTAAAAGCGTCGAAACTGACGAAAATGCCGTGTCCCCCGAAATTGCACAAAAACAACTTGTTTGGACATTTAAGCCAGGCGCACTCAATCACCTCGAAGCTATTTTCTGGCTACCTAATCCATTAGGAATTGGCACTTTTATCATTATTTTATTCATAACAGCCGGAATTTACTTGCGCTATAACTTCATGCCCGATCCCACAACTCAGATAGCACCAAGTTTAACTCCTGAAAGTAAAGCAACCTGA
- a CDS encoding tetratricopeptide repeat protein, with translation MSSDTQAIVKSEYQAGKAAFERGKYREAVQHLEKASALVARNTRLGGEIQIWLVTAYEAAEQRQEAVSLCEQLKRHPHAETSKQARRLLYILQAPQLKRPQEWLTQIPDLGTLPDNESQMRLASGTVSKKRPSQTPVIPEPIDPSKVNTKDNRFIWVALIAIALTLVGLIWSI, from the coding sequence GTGAGTTCAGATACACAAGCAATTGTTAAAAGTGAGTACCAAGCGGGAAAAGCCGCATTTGAACGGGGAAAGTACCGCGAAGCAGTGCAACATCTGGAAAAAGCCAGCGCCCTTGTTGCCCGAAATACTCGGTTAGGAGGAGAGATTCAGATATGGCTAGTAACAGCATATGAAGCCGCAGAACAGCGACAAGAAGCTGTGTCATTGTGCGAACAACTTAAGCGCCATCCCCATGCGGAAACAAGTAAACAAGCGCGGCGATTACTATACATATTGCAAGCACCGCAACTCAAGCGCCCTCAAGAATGGTTAACACAAATTCCTGACTTGGGTACATTACCCGATAATGAAAGTCAAATGCGATTGGCTAGTGGTACGGTGAGTAAAAAACGTCCGTCCCAAACACCAGTGATTCCTGAACCTATTGATCCTAGTAAAGTAAATACAAAAGACAATCGCTTTATCTGGGTAGCACTGATAGCGATCGCTTTAACACTTGTTGGGTTGATTTGGTCGATTTGA
- a CDS encoding 4'-phosphopantetheinyl transferase superfamily protein: MNAGVEWANPPSNLSLLSNEVHVWRVTLDIDATIVRSLFATLCATEKQRAERFYLQLHGDRFIVSRGVLRQVLASYLQIQPNEVDFSYNSHGKPSLVVADKEPLRFNVSHSQELALIAVTQNCDVGVDLEYIRNDFPCQEIAERFFSPTEVAVLRSLPPHLQITAFFNCWTRKEAFIKATGKGLSLPLDKFDVSLTPGEPAKLLYTSWDESEAQLWTLQEIIPDAGYVGAIAVPRNNWCIQQYKYDF, translated from the coding sequence ATGAATGCTGGTGTTGAGTGGGCAAATCCACCGTCGAACCTCTCTTTACTTAGTAACGAAGTTCATGTGTGGCGGGTGACTTTAGATATTGATGCAACAATTGTCCGCAGTCTTTTTGCTACTTTGTGCGCTACAGAAAAGCAGCGAGCAGAACGTTTTTATTTACAATTACATGGCGATCGCTTTATCGTTAGTCGTGGGGTACTCCGACAAGTTCTCGCTAGCTATCTCCAGATTCAACCCAACGAAGTTGACTTTAGCTACAACTCCCACGGTAAACCGAGTCTTGTTGTCGCAGATAAAGAACCTCTACGCTTTAATGTATCGCACTCGCAGGAACTTGCCTTAATTGCAGTTACCCAAAATTGTGATGTCGGAGTCGATCTTGAATACATCCGCAATGATTTTCCTTGTCAAGAAATTGCAGAAAGATTTTTTTCACCAACTGAAGTCGCTGTGCTGCGATCGCTTCCGCCACATTTACAAATAACTGCCTTTTTCAACTGTTGGACTCGCAAAGAAGCTTTTATCAAAGCAACAGGAAAAGGGTTATCACTGCCATTAGACAAATTTGATGTTTCCCTCACCCCAGGAGAACCCGCGAAGTTACTATACACTTCGTGGGATGAATCTGAAGCTCAACTTTGGACACTGCAAGAAATTATTCCTGATGCTGGATATGTAGGAGCGATCGCAGTACCTAGAAATAATTGGTGTATTCAGCAGTATAAGTATGATTTTTAG
- the pdxH gene encoding pyridoxamine 5'-phosphate oxidase: MNISVADLRKDYTLQGLQEKNADPNPFRQFQLWFDQALAAQIPEPNAMTLATATSDGKPSARMVLLKNFDERGFVFFTNYSSHKGQELAANPQAALVFWWAELERQVRIEGRVEKSSDAESNEYFQSRPLNSRLGAWASDQSQVVVSREVLEQRLQALQQKYEHEDVPRPPHWGGYRLIPHLIEFWQGRPSRLHDRLNYRRQEDGSWQRERLSP, from the coding sequence ATGAACATTAGCGTAGCGGATCTTCGTAAAGATTACACTCTCCAAGGCTTGCAGGAAAAAAACGCTGATCCTAATCCCTTTAGACAGTTCCAACTATGGTTTGACCAAGCGTTAGCTGCACAGATACCTGAACCTAACGCAATGACATTGGCTACTGCGACTTCAGACGGTAAACCTTCAGCAAGAATGGTGTTATTAAAAAACTTTGACGAGCGAGGTTTCGTATTTTTTACAAATTATTCCAGTCACAAAGGACAAGAACTTGCAGCTAATCCGCAAGCCGCCCTCGTATTTTGGTGGGCGGAACTAGAACGCCAAGTTCGGATTGAAGGACGTGTGGAGAAATCATCTGATGCAGAATCTAACGAATATTTTCAAAGCCGCCCATTAAACAGTCGTTTGGGGGCTTGGGCGTCAGATCAAAGCCAAGTCGTAGTTAGCCGCGAAGTTTTAGAACAGCGCTTGCAAGCACTTCAGCAAAAGTATGAACACGAGGATGTTCCTCGTCCACCTCATTGGGGAGGATATCGTTTAATTCCTCATCTGATTGAATTTTGGCAAGGACGCCCTAGCCGACTCCACGATCGCCTCAACTATCGTCGTCAGGAAGATGGTAGTTGGCAAAGGGAACGCTTGTCACCGTAA
- the speA gene encoding biosynthetic arginine decarboxylase yields the protein MGVELSTNSALEGQPPLELQPQKQEASEGRKTASDGKAEPNNKKSSSNPKTELLPRKKWKIEDSEALYRIDGWGEPYFSINAAGHVTVSPKGDRGGSLDLYELVNALKQRNLSMPLLIRFSDILEDRIQRLNACFAKAIARYNYPGVYRGVYPVKCNQQKHLIEDLVRFGKPHQFGLEAGSKPELMIALAMLDTPGALLVCNGYKDREYIEIAMLATRLGQTPIIVIEQVEEVDLVINASRQLGIRPILGVRAKLSTQGMGRWGTSTGDRAKFGLTIPEIIQAVDKLRDANLLESLQLLHFHIGSQISAINVIKDAIQEASRIYVELAQLGADMKYLDVGGGLGVDYDGSQTNFYASKNYNMQNYANDIVAELKDACAERKIPVPTLISESGRAIASHQSILIFDVLSTCDVPSVVPNPPQAEEPPIIHNLWETYQSINVENYQEAYHDITQFKEEGINRFNLGILTLRERARVERIYWACCEKITNITRQQEYVPDDLEELEKIMASIYYVNLSVFQSAPDCWAIDQLFPLMPIHRLDEEPTRRGILADLTCDSDGKIDKFIDLRDVKSVLELHSFKPGEPYYLGMFLSGAYQEIMGNLHNLFGDTNAVHIQLTPKGYQIEHVVKGDTMTEVVGYVQYDSEDLVESIRQRTEQALEEKRITLSESQRLLQTYEQSLSRYTYLSP from the coding sequence ATGGGTGTTGAGTTAAGCACAAATTCAGCATTAGAGGGACAGCCCCCTCTTGAACTCCAACCACAGAAGCAAGAAGCTTCTGAAGGTAGAAAGACGGCAAGCGATGGAAAAGCGGAACCAAACAACAAAAAATCCTCATCAAATCCGAAAACTGAACTTTTGCCGCGAAAAAAATGGAAAATTGAGGATAGCGAAGCCCTTTATCGAATTGATGGTTGGGGTGAACCTTACTTTTCTATCAATGCTGCTGGTCATGTTACAGTTTCCCCCAAAGGCGATCGCGGCGGTTCTTTAGATTTATACGAATTAGTAAACGCCCTCAAGCAGCGTAACTTATCCATGCCGTTGCTCATTCGCTTTTCTGATATTTTGGAGGATCGGATTCAGCGATTGAATGCTTGTTTTGCCAAAGCGATCGCTCGCTATAACTACCCAGGCGTTTATCGTGGTGTTTACCCAGTCAAGTGTAACCAACAAAAACACTTAATCGAAGATCTCGTTCGATTTGGGAAACCTCATCAATTTGGCTTGGAAGCAGGATCTAAGCCTGAATTAATGATCGCCTTAGCAATGTTAGATACTCCTGGTGCGCTTTTGGTGTGTAATGGCTACAAAGATCGCGAGTATATCGAGATTGCCATGCTCGCAACACGCTTAGGGCAGACTCCCATCATTGTGATAGAACAAGTTGAAGAAGTTGATCTCGTGATTAATGCGAGTCGTCAGTTGGGAATTCGACCAATTTTAGGGGTACGAGCAAAGTTGAGTACCCAAGGTATGGGACGCTGGGGAACATCAACCGGCGATCGCGCTAAATTTGGTTTGACGATTCCTGAAATCATTCAAGCTGTCGATAAGTTACGCGATGCTAATCTCCTTGAATCGTTACAACTTCTTCATTTCCACATTGGCTCGCAAATTTCAGCAATTAACGTCATCAAAGATGCAATTCAAGAAGCTAGCCGCATTTATGTCGAATTAGCCCAGCTTGGGGCAGATATGAAGTATCTCGATGTGGGTGGCGGCTTAGGCGTAGATTACGACGGCTCGCAAACCAACTTCTACGCCTCAAAAAACTACAATATGCAGAATTATGCCAACGACATTGTGGCAGAGCTAAAAGACGCCTGTGCTGAGCGGAAAATACCTGTACCGACATTGATCAGTGAAAGCGGTAGGGCGATCGCATCGCACCAATCAATTTTAATTTTTGATGTTCTCAGTACTTGTGATGTGCCTTCAGTTGTGCCAAATCCACCACAAGCAGAAGAACCACCGATTATTCACAACCTATGGGAAACTTATCAATCAATTAACGTTGAAAACTATCAAGAAGCGTACCACGACATCACTCAATTTAAGGAAGAAGGCATCAACCGATTTAATTTAGGCATCTTAACGCTAAGAGAGCGTGCCAGGGTTGAGCGAATTTACTGGGCTTGCTGTGAGAAAATCACAAACATTACTCGTCAGCAAGAATATGTGCCAGATGACTTGGAAGAACTGGAAAAAATTATGGCTTCCATCTACTACGTCAATCTGTCTGTATTTCAATCTGCGCCAGATTGTTGGGCAATAGATCAACTATTTCCCCTCATGCCAATTCACCGCTTGGATGAGGAACCTACACGGCGAGGTATCTTGGCAGACTTAACTTGCGACAGTGATGGGAAAATTGACAAATTCATTGATTTACGTGATGTCAAGTCAGTTTTAGAACTTCATTCTTTTAAACCTGGAGAACCCTACTACTTGGGAATGTTCCTCAGCGGCGCTTACCAAGAAATTATGGGTAATTTGCATAACTTGTTTGGTGACACCAATGCAGTTCATATTCAATTAACACCTAAAGGATATCAAATTGAACACGTAGTTAAGGGTGATACTATGACCGAAGTCGTGGGTTATGTGCAATACGACTCAGAAGATTTAGTTGAAAGTATCCGCCAGCGCACTGAGCAAGCACTCGAAGAAAAGCGAATTACGCTGTCTGAATCTCAACGATTGCTACAAACATATGAGCAGAGTTTGAGTCGATATACTTACTTGTCTCCATAA
- a CDS encoding ScpA family protein, whose product MDAAHLLEKITLLIDLAQKGEIDPWDVQVIDVIDRYLSEVLAADEIAQTATEADLSQSGQAFLSASMLVLFKANTLVELEFQQAELQPAEDIFLDANENTRVRLPLEQQLRRRPAALPPQKRRVTLQELITQLQLMANQLQLSQPESSHNTRTRKLSSPSRTQLRQALELAHQENLTEVAAEIEQFLNSGWHNDRQQEQTWLNLDQLVELWTRMKCSRAIAHSAAPQAIASNHAPVQERVSVFWALLLLSAQSKVELSQDEFYQEIKIRTITAI is encoded by the coding sequence ATGGATGCTGCGCACCTACTAGAAAAAATTACACTTTTGATTGATCTTGCCCAAAAAGGAGAAATTGATCCTTGGGATGTTCAGGTCATTGATGTAATTGATCGATATTTGAGTGAAGTACTTGCTGCAGATGAAATTGCCCAAACAGCTACTGAAGCAGATTTATCACAATCAGGACAAGCCTTTTTATCGGCATCAATGCTCGTATTGTTTAAAGCCAATACATTGGTTGAACTAGAATTTCAGCAAGCTGAATTACAACCAGCAGAAGATATTTTTCTTGACGCCAACGAAAACACAAGAGTGCGTTTACCTTTAGAACAACAATTACGTCGCCGCCCAGCAGCTTTGCCACCACAAAAGCGCCGAGTTACGCTGCAAGAACTCATCACTCAGTTGCAATTAATGGCAAATCAATTGCAACTTTCGCAACCAGAATCGTCACACAACACGCGCACTCGCAAGCTTTCCTCGCCATCACGTACACAACTACGCCAAGCACTTGAATTAGCGCACCAGGAAAACCTCACCGAGGTAGCAGCAGAAATTGAGCAGTTTTTAAATTCTGGCTGGCATAATGATCGACAGCAGGAACAGACGTGGCTGAACTTAGATCAATTGGTAGAGTTGTGGACTCGCATGAAGTGTTCAAGAGCGATTGCCCACAGCGCAGCGCCACAGGCGATCGCATCCAATCACGCACCTGTTCAAGAACGAGTCAGCGTTTTTTGGGCATTATTGTTACTATCTGCTCAGTCAAAAGTAGAGCTATCCCAAGATGAGTTTTATCAAGAGATCAAAATTCGGACAATTACTGCAATATAA
- a CDS encoding NDP-sugar synthase: MKAMILAAGKGTRVRPITYTIPKPMIPILQKPVMEFLLELLRQHGFDQIMVNVSHLAGEIESYFRDGQHFGVQIAYSFEGRIEDGELVGEAIGSAGGMRRIQDFSPFFDDTFVVLCGDALIDLDLTAAVKWHKSRGAIATVIMRSVPREEVSSYGIVVTDDAGRVKAFQEKPAVEEALSTNISTGIYIFEPEVLDYIPSGQQYDIGSQLFPKLVEIGAPFYGLVMDFQWVDIGKVPDYWHAIRGVLSREIKNVEIPGHQVAPGIYTGLNVAVNWDKVDITGPVYIGGMTRIEDGAKIIGPAMIGPNCWICSGATVDNSVIFDYSRLGPGVRLVDKLVFGRYCVDKNGATIDVQAAALDWLITDSRYPQPSQPPLEHRAIVELLGNGN, translated from the coding sequence ATGAAAGCGATGATCCTAGCGGCTGGTAAGGGTACTCGCGTACGCCCAATTACCTACACAATTCCTAAACCAATGATTCCAATCCTGCAAAAGCCAGTGATGGAATTTCTCTTAGAATTACTACGCCAGCATGGGTTTGACCAAATTATGGTCAACGTCAGCCATTTAGCTGGTGAAATTGAAAGCTATTTTCGTGACGGACAACACTTTGGAGTTCAGATTGCTTATTCTTTTGAGGGGCGCATTGAAGATGGTGAATTAGTTGGTGAAGCAATTGGTTCTGCGGGTGGAATGCGGCGCATACAGGATTTTTCGCCATTTTTTGACGATACGTTTGTGGTTCTGTGTGGTGACGCTTTGATTGATTTAGATCTCACTGCGGCTGTCAAGTGGCACAAATCTAGAGGTGCGATCGCAACTGTAATTATGCGCTCAGTTCCTCGCGAGGAAGTTTCTAGTTACGGTATCGTTGTTACTGATGATGCAGGACGTGTTAAAGCTTTCCAAGAAAAGCCTGCAGTCGAAGAAGCACTGAGTACTAATATCAGCACAGGTATTTATATCTTTGAGCCTGAAGTTTTGGATTACATTCCTTCTGGTCAGCAATATGACATCGGTAGCCAATTATTTCCTAAATTAGTAGAAATTGGTGCGCCATTTTATGGTTTAGTGATGGATTTCCAATGGGTAGATATTGGTAAAGTTCCTGATTACTGGCACGCTATTCGTGGTGTTCTCTCCAGAGAAATCAAAAATGTGGAAATTCCTGGTCATCAGGTTGCTCCAGGAATCTATACTGGCTTGAATGTTGCTGTGAACTGGGACAAAGTAGATATCACAGGTCCAGTTTACATTGGTGGCATGACACGCATTGAGGACGGTGCAAAAATTATTGGACCAGCAATGATTGGTCCTAATTGCTGGATTTGCAGTGGCGCGACAGTAGACAACAGTGTAATTTTTGATTACTCGCGTTTGGGACCTGGAGTCCGCTTAGTTGACAAGTTAGTGTTTGGACGCTACTGCGTTGATAAAAATGGTGCAACAATTGATGTGCAAGCGGCAGCTCTTGACTGGCTAATCACCGATTCTCGCTATCCCCAACCGTCACAACCACCATTAGAACATCGCGCGATCGTTGAGTTACTGGGGAATGGAAATTAG
- the ndk gene encoding nucleoside-diphosphate kinase encodes MERTFLAIKPDGVQRGLVGEIISRFEAKGFTLVGLKFMQVSRELAEQHYGVHREKPFFAGLVDFITSGPVVAMVWEGDGVITAARKMIGATNPLNAEPGTIRGDLGVDIGRNIIHGSDAPETATQEVSLWFTDEELVSWQPSLSSWIRE; translated from the coding sequence TTGGAACGCACATTTTTAGCTATTAAGCCCGATGGTGTACAACGTGGACTTGTAGGCGAAATTATTAGCCGCTTTGAAGCTAAAGGGTTTACTCTGGTAGGCTTAAAATTTATGCAAGTCAGCCGTGAACTCGCCGAACAGCATTATGGTGTTCATCGGGAAAAACCTTTCTTTGCTGGGTTAGTAGACTTTATCACCTCTGGTCCTGTTGTTGCCATGGTTTGGGAAGGTGATGGGGTTATTACCGCAGCACGCAAAATGATTGGTGCAACAAATCCTTTAAATGCTGAACCAGGTACAATTCGCGGAGATTTAGGTGTTGATATTGGACGTAACATCATTCATGGTTCAGATGCACCTGAAACCGCAACCCAGGAAGTTAGTCTGTGGTTTACAGACGAAGAACTTGTTAGTTGGCAACCTAGTCTAAGTTCTTGGATTCGGGAGTAG
- the gap gene encoding type I glyceraldehyde-3-phosphate dehydrogenase: MKRVAINGFGRIGRAFLRIAYGKPDLEVVAINDIVLKPDLAAYLLQYDSVYRQFPAEVGYDDTGLMIDGKKIALVAEKDPAALPWKQMDIDVVIESTGIFRSADKAGLHIEAGCKKVIISAPAKGSTVPTFVYGVNHESYAPERDSIISAASCTTNCLTPIAKILNDEFGIEKALMTTVHAYTADQRLVDTGHPSEWARGRGAAQNIVPTTTGAATAVALVLPELKGKLDGMALRVPTPTGSVTDLNAVLQKSVSVEEVNDALRKYATNGMREILKVSEVPLVSSDCVGDPHSAIVNLSSTSVLGDNFVKVLAYYDNEWGYANRLVDLASYILTGVRGE; this comes from the coding sequence ATGAAACGAGTAGCCATTAATGGATTTGGACGGATTGGACGTGCGTTTTTACGGATTGCTTATGGTAAGCCAGATTTAGAAGTTGTTGCGATCAACGATATTGTATTAAAACCCGACTTAGCTGCGTATCTACTGCAATATGACTCAGTATATCGGCAGTTTCCTGCGGAAGTAGGCTATGACGATACAGGTTTGATGATTGATGGGAAAAAAATCGCACTTGTCGCAGAAAAAGATCCGGCGGCGCTTCCGTGGAAGCAGATGGATATCGATGTTGTTATCGAATCCACAGGGATTTTCCGCAGTGCAGATAAAGCCGGATTACACATTGAAGCTGGATGTAAAAAAGTGATTATTAGTGCGCCCGCTAAGGGTTCTACTGTACCCACGTTTGTGTATGGCGTAAATCACGAAAGTTACGCTCCAGAACGCGATTCTATAATTTCCGCAGCGTCTTGCACCACCAATTGTCTCACACCAATCGCCAAGATCCTGAATGATGAATTTGGCATTGAGAAGGCACTGATGACGACAGTTCACGCTTATACTGCCGATCAACGATTAGTAGATACAGGACATCCTTCAGAATGGGCGCGCGGACGTGGTGCAGCCCAAAATATTGTACCAACGACAACAGGCGCAGCAACGGCAGTTGCTTTGGTGTTACCAGAATTGAAAGGAAAACTTGATGGCATGGCGTTACGCGTACCGACTCCCACTGGTTCAGTAACCGATTTAAATGCAGTGTTGCAAAAGTCTGTGTCAGTAGAGGAAGTTAATGATGCTTTACGCAAGTATGCAACGAACGGAATGCGCGAGATTCTCAAAGTTAGTGAAGTTCCTCTGGTTTCTTCAGATTGTGTAGGAGATCCGCACTCGGCAATTGTAAACCTCTCTTCCACAAGTGTTCTTGGTGATAACTTTGTCAAGGTTCTCGCTTACTATGACAACGAATGGGGCTATGCAAATCGCTTGGTAGATTTAGCAAGTTACATTTTAACAGGGGTGAGGGGTGAGTGA
- the ppsA gene encoding phosphoenolpyruvate synthase, with translation MVKAAKEHFSSSQARSLILWFDQVGIADIPLVGGKNASLGEMIQHNTSQGVNVPNGFATTAQAYRYFIQAAGLEEELRSLFCDLDVADINNLRQVGKRARSLILNTPFPQDLQQAISQAYQEMCLRYGTDTDVAVRSSATAEDLPDASFAGQQETYLNISGIHRVLEACHRCFASLFTDRAISYRQIKGFDHVDVALSVGVQKMVRSDLATSGVMFSIETETGFQDAALITAAYGLGENVVQGAVNPDEYYVFKPTLKAGFRPILDKRLGSKELKMVYDDGSKLTKNIKVSPEEKNQFALNDEEILQLARWACLIEDHYSQVHGKHTPMDIEWAKDGITQELFIVQARPETVQSQKSTNVLRSYEFTTQVKAQPLIIGRAVGNAIAQGKTHVITDASKIDQFLPGEVLVTDRTDPDWEPIMKKASAMITNQGGRTCHAAIIARELGIPAIVGCGHATSTLHTNQDVTISCAEGEEGKVYADLLPFEVKEITLENLPRTRTQILMNVGNPQEAFRLAAIPNDGVGLARFEFIIANHIQVHPLALLNYNKLDNFVKTKIAELTALYDNKPQYFVDKLAQGVGRIAAAFYPKPVIVRMSDFKSNEYANLLGGKQFEPDEENPMLGWRGAARYYDEGYRDGFALECQAILRVREEMGLTNIIPMIPFCRTPDEGRMVLAEMAKNGLKQGENGLQVYVMCELPNNAIMAEEFAEVFDGFSIGSNDLTQLTLGIDRDSALVARLFDERSAGVKRMVKMAIAAAKKHNRKIGICGQAPSDYPEFAQFLIEQGIDTISLNPDSVLKTTLIIAAAEAEVEER, from the coding sequence ATGGTAAAAGCCGCTAAAGAACATTTTTCGTCTTCGCAAGCGCGATCGCTCATTCTCTGGTTCGATCAGGTTGGCATTGCGGATATCCCTTTAGTAGGTGGTAAAAATGCCTCCTTGGGAGAGATGATTCAACATAACACATCGCAAGGTGTTAATGTTCCTAATGGTTTTGCAACAACAGCCCAGGCGTATCGCTACTTCATTCAAGCAGCGGGGTTAGAAGAAGAACTGCGATCGCTGTTTTGCGATCTTGATGTTGCTGATATTAATAATTTACGCCAAGTGGGGAAACGAGCGCGATCGCTGATTTTAAATACACCGTTTCCTCAAGACTTGCAGCAAGCAATAAGTCAAGCTTATCAAGAAATGTGCCTCCGCTACGGTACAGATACTGACGTTGCGGTTCGTTCGAGTGCGACTGCTGAAGATTTACCCGATGCGAGTTTTGCTGGACAACAAGAAACATATCTTAATATCAGCGGCATTCACAGAGTACTAGAAGCCTGCCATCGTTGCTTTGCTTCCTTATTTACCGATCGCGCGATTTCCTACCGACAAATTAAAGGATTCGACCACGTTGATGTAGCACTTTCTGTCGGCGTCCAGAAGATGGTGCGTTCCGATTTAGCAACTTCTGGTGTGATGTTTTCCATTGAAACCGAAACAGGTTTTCAAGATGCAGCACTAATTACAGCAGCCTATGGCTTAGGAGAAAATGTTGTTCAAGGTGCGGTAAATCCTGATGAATACTATGTTTTTAAACCAACTTTAAAAGCTGGATTTCGCCCAATTTTAGACAAAAGATTGGGAAGCAAAGAATTAAAAATGGTGTATGATGATGGTTCTAAACTCACTAAAAATATTAAAGTATCGCCTGAAGAAAAAAATCAATTTGCCCTCAATGACGAAGAAATCTTACAACTTGCACGATGGGCGTGTTTAATTGAAGATCATTATTCGCAAGTCCACGGCAAACACACACCGATGGATATTGAATGGGCAAAAGATGGAATTACTCAAGAATTGTTTATTGTCCAAGCGCGTCCTGAAACTGTACAGTCGCAAAAAAGTACTAATGTGCTGCGTAGTTATGAGTTTACCACTCAAGTTAAGGCACAGCCATTAATTATTGGACGAGCCGTGGGAAATGCGATCGCTCAAGGTAAAACCCACGTAATTACCGATGCAAGTAAAATTGATCAATTCCTACCAGGAGAAGTATTAGTTACCGATCGTACCGATCCTGACTGGGAACCAATTATGAAAAAAGCAAGTGCAATGATCACAAATCAAGGCGGGCGCACTTGCCATGCTGCAATTATTGCAAGAGAATTAGGGATTCCAGCAATTGTAGGATGTGGTCATGCAACATCTACTTTGCATACTAATCAAGATGTGACAATTTCTTGTGCAGAAGGTGAAGAAGGAAAAGTTTATGCAGATTTGTTGCCATTTGAAGTTAAAGAAATTACTCTAGAGAATTTACCTCGTACTCGTACGCAAATTTTAATGAATGTTGGCAATCCACAAGAAGCTTTTCGCCTAGCTGCAATTCCTAATGATGGGGTAGGTTTAGCCCGTTTTGAATTTATTATTGCTAACCATATTCAAGTCCATCCTTTAGCCTTATTAAACTACAACAAGTTAGACAATTTCGTTAAAACAAAAATTGCAGAATTAACTGCACTTTACGACAATAAACCACAATACTTTGTTGATAAATTAGCACAAGGTGTAGGAAGAATTGCTGCAGCTTTTTATCCTAAGCCTGTCATTGTACGGATGTCAGATTTTAAGAGTAACGAATACGCAAATCTGCTAGGTGGCAAACAATTTGAACCGGACGAAGAAAACCCGATGTTAGGGTGGCGAGGTGCAGCGCGATATTACGATGAAGGCTACCGCGATGGTTTTGCATTAGAGTGTCAAGCGATTCTGCGGGTACGCGAAGAAATGGGTTTAACGAATATTATTCCGATGATTCCTTTTTGTCGCACTCCCGATGAAGGGCGGATGGTGTTAGCAGAAATGGCAAAAAATGGCTTGAAGCAAGGTGAAAATGGCTTGCAAGTCTATGTGATGTGCGAATTACCCAACAATGCGATCATGGCGGAGGAATTTGCCGAAGTTTTTGATGGATTCTCGATTGGTTCTAATGACTTGACTCAGCTAACACTAGGAATTGATCGCGATTCTGCACTTGTCGCGCGATTATTTGACGAACGCAGTGCAGGAGTCAAACGAATGGTAAAAATGGCGATCGCTGCTGCAAAAAAACACAATCGCAAAATTGGTATTTGCGGACAAGCACCCAGCGATTATCCTGAATTTGCCCAGTTTTTAATCGAACAAGGAATCGATACAATTAGTCTAAATCCTGACTCTGTATTAAAAACAACGCTGATAATAGCAGCAGCAGAAGCAGAAGTTGAGGAGAGATGA